From Pempheris klunzingeri isolate RE-2024b chromosome 16, fPemKlu1.hap1, whole genome shotgun sequence, a single genomic window includes:
- the LOC139215901 gene encoding lens fiber membrane intrinsic protein-like codes for MYSFMGGGLFCAIVGNILLVVSTATDYWMQYRLSGNYAHQGLWRYCMSNKCYMQTDSIAYWNATRAFMILSGMSCFAGIIAGIMSFAHFSSFERFNRSFAAGIMFFVSTFFVLLGMAIYTGVTVNFLGRRFGDWRFSWSYILGWVAMLMTFFAGIFYICAYRMCECRRGTGPR; via the exons ATGTACAGCTTCATGGGAGGGGGCCTGTTCTGCGCTATCGTTGGTAATATCCTGTTGGTGGTCTCCACTGCGACTGATTACTGGATGCAGTACCGTCTCTCCGGAAACTATGCCCACCAGGGTCTGTGGAGGTACTGCATGTCCAACAAGTGCTACATGCAGACTGACAGCATAG CTTACTGGAATGCCACCAGGGCCTTCATGATCCTTTCAGGGATGTCGTGCTTCGCAGGCATCATCGCTGGCATCATGTCCTTTGCTCACTTCTCATCCTTCGAAAGGTTCAACCGCTCCTTTGCTGCAGGAATCATGTTTTTCGTCTCCA ctTTCTTTGTTCTGCTGGGCATGGCCATTTACACTGGAGTGACGGTCAACTTCCTGGGGAGGCGCTTTGGTGACTGGCGCTTCTCCTGGTCCTACATACTGGGCTGGGTGGCCATGCTCATGACCTTCTTTGCAG GTATTTTCTACATTTGTGCCTACAGAATGTGTGAATGCAGGAGAGGAACTGGCCCACgctag
- the tinagl1 gene encoding tubulointerstitial nephritis antigen-like: MKLLLLSMAVLLLVVGESTADRILSRRTKRELASPLHVGGIRDPFGSYCQRRGGCCPGRDDLCTVPYLDTICYCDLFCNRTVSDCCPDFWGHCLGVQPPFIGTCDRNGNRFFTGQTYKENCNLCTCGTTGRWECEQNACLIESDMIRAINRGNYGWKATNYSQLYGMTLDEGIRFRLGTQRPSRTIMNMNEIQMNMDAQSDRLPLHFNSAEKWPGKIHEPLDQGNCAASWAFSTAAVASDRISIQSMGHMTPQLSPQNLISCDTRNQGGCAGGRVDGAWWYLRRRGVVTEDCYPYRPPQETPAEVGRCMMQSRSIGRGKRQATQRCPNTHNYHNDIYQSTPPYRLSSNEKEIMKEIMDNGPVQAIMEVHEDFFVYKAGIYKHTDVSFTKPSQYRKHGTHSVRITGWGEERIFDGTSKKYWIAANSWGKNWGENGYFRIARGDNECEIEAFVIGVWGRITMEDMHNHHHHHRRRHI, translated from the exons ATGAAGCTTCTCCTGTTGTCTATGGCAGTGCTGCTCCTGGTGGTGGGAGAAAGCACTGCAGACAGAATCCTGTCCAGACGGACCAAGAGGGAGCTGGCAAGTCCGCTCCATGTTGGTGGCATCAGGGATCCATTTGGCTCCTACTGCCAGAGGAGGGGAGGTTGCTGCCCCGGCAGAGATGACCTCTGCACTGTTCCCTACCTGGACACCATCTGCTACTGCGACCTGTTCTGCAACCGCACCGTCTCTGACTGCTGCCCTGACTTTTGGGGTCACTGTCTTGGCGTGCAGCCACCTTTCATTG gcACCTGCGATAGAAATGGAAACAGATTCTTTACAGGGCAAACATACAAAGAGAACTGCAATTTATG TACATGTGGGACCACAGGACGCTGGGAGTGTGAGCAGAACGCCTGTCTGATTGAGTCTGACATGATCCGTGCTATCAACAGAGGAAACTATGG GTGGAAGGCGACTAACTACAGTCAACTCTACGGCATGACTCTAGACGAGGGCATCCGGTTCCGCCTGGGCACACAGAGACCCTCCAGGACTATTATGAACATGAATGAGATCCAG ATGAACATGGATGCTCAGAGTGACCGTCTGCCGCTCCACTTCAACTCTGCAGAGAAGTGGCCAGGAAAGATTCATGAACCACTGGATCAGGGCAACTGCGCTGCATCCTGGGCTTTCTCAACTGCAG CTGTGGCATCAGACAGAATCTCCATCCAGTCAATGGGTCACATGACTCCTCAGCTGTCCCCTCAAAATCTTATTTCCTGTGACACACGCAACCAGGGGGGTTGCGCTGGGGGGCGCGTTGATGGAGCCTGGTGGTACCTTCGGCGTAGAGG CGTGGTGACAGAAGACTGTTATCCATACCGACCCCCACAGGAAACGCCAGCAGAGGTGGGCCGCTGCATGATGCAGAGTCGCTCGATTGGCCGGGGGAAGAGGCAGGCCACACAGCGCTGCCCCAACACACACAACTACCACAACGACATCTACCAGTCCACACCACCCTACAGGCTCTCATCCAAT GAAAAGGAGATTATGAAGGAGATTATGGATAATGGCCCTGTGCAAG CTATTATGGAGGTCCACGAGGACTTCTTTGTCTATAAGGCTGGGATCTACAAGCACACTGACGTCAGCTTCACCAAACCTTCACAATACCGCAAACACGGCACACACTCCGTCAGGATCACTGG gtggggagaggagagaatcTTTGATGGGACATCAAAAAAATACTGG ATCGCTGCCAACTCCTGGGGAAAGAACTGGGGAGAGAACGGCTACTTCCGTATTGCTCGTGGGGACAACGAGTGTGAGATTGAAGCATTTGTGATTGGTGTGTGGGGAAGGATCACGATGGAGGACATGCAcaaccatcatcaccaccatcgtcGCCGACACATTTAG